In the genome of Oryzomonas sagensis, one region contains:
- a CDS encoding ATPase, with protein sequence MEKVLLGFAAALAVGLCAIATGWAQSRIGSAGAGTLAEKPELSGTIIILLAIPETMVILGFVVAAMILYL encoded by the coding sequence ATGGAAAAGGTATTGCTCGGTTTTGCCGCGGCCCTTGCCGTGGGGCTCTGCGCCATCGCCACCGGGTGGGCCCAGTCCCGGATCGGCTCGGCCGGCGCCGGCACCCTGGCCGAGAAGCCCGAGCTGTCGGGGACGATCATCATCCTGCTGGCCATCCCCGAAACCATGGTGATACTCGGCTTCGTGGTCGCAGCCATGATTCTCTATCTCTAA
- a CDS encoding V-type ATP synthase subunit E: MGYHELVASLRREGEERVAAIRLAAGAEGDRIRGDAALELQALRESYARRRADAVAAAAGKLAAEGRRRAERIRLHAESSLAERLYAVARASLPELRDEEYATHFASLVGELLPCAWETVWVNPADVALAQRHFPGARIEGDRAISGGLRVAGEGGRLTIDNTFEKRLERCWPELASEVVAAVLPTV; encoded by the coding sequence ATGGGATACCATGAACTCGTCGCATCGCTGCGGCGGGAGGGTGAGGAACGGGTCGCCGCCATCCGGCTGGCGGCGGGAGCGGAGGGCGACCGGATCAGGGGGGATGCCGCCTTGGAGCTACAGGCGCTGCGGGAGAGCTACGCCCGACGCCGGGCGGACGCCGTTGCCGCTGCGGCCGGCAAGCTGGCGGCCGAGGGGCGGCGCCGCGCCGAACGGATCAGGCTGCATGCCGAAAGCTCTCTGGCCGAGCGGCTGTACGCCGTGGCCCGGGCCTCGTTGCCCGAACTGCGAGATGAAGAGTATGCAACGCATTTCGCCAGCCTGGTCGGGGAACTCCTCCCCTGCGCCTGGGAAACCGTCTGGGTCAACCCGGCCGACGTCGCCTTGGCCCAAAGGCACTTTCCCGGCGCCCGCATAGAGGGCGACCGCGCCATCTCCGGCGGCCTGAGGGTTGCGGGGGAGGGGGGGCGGCTCACCATCGACAATACCTTCGAGAAGCGCCTGGAACGGTGCTGGCCCGAGCTCGCCTCCGAGGTCGTGGCGGCGGTCCTGCCCACGGTGTGA
- the hybA gene encoding hydrogenase 2 operon protein HybA has product MRTTSRRQFLKLLGATGAGLLAGRPCAARGAGTVNNDELGMLYDATRCVGCKACMAACKRVNRDSGGLAYERAPFDQDKLWDAPADLSGNTRTLIKLYKGPQNRWSYIKYSCMHCQEPSCVSVCPVSAMTKDKATGIVDYDKNKCIGCRYCQIACPFSIPRFQWERKAPQIVKCDLCRNTNLRGKGLPACAEVCPTGAITFGRRGDLLRDARGRIEANGGRYVNYVYGEHEVGGTNHLYLAGVPFPRLGLPRLPAEAPAEFSERIQHTIYKGFIAPVALYGMLCIIALRNRKKRESKGIQEEEE; this is encoded by the coding sequence ATGAGAACGACCAGCAGAAGGCAATTTCTCAAGCTGCTCGGGGCAACCGGCGCCGGGCTTCTGGCCGGTCGGCCGTGCGCCGCCCGGGGGGCAGGGACCGTCAACAACGACGAACTGGGCATGCTCTATGACGCCACGCGCTGCGTGGGGTGCAAGGCGTGCATGGCGGCCTGCAAGCGGGTCAACCGCGACTCCGGCGGCCTCGCCTACGAGCGGGCCCCGTTCGATCAGGATAAATTGTGGGATGCGCCGGCCGACCTGTCGGGGAACACCAGGACCCTGATCAAGCTGTACAAGGGGCCGCAAAACCGCTGGTCGTACATCAAGTACTCCTGCATGCACTGCCAGGAGCCTTCCTGCGTGTCGGTCTGCCCGGTCAGCGCCATGACCAAGGACAAGGCGACCGGCATCGTGGACTACGACAAGAACAAGTGCATCGGCTGCCGCTACTGCCAGATCGCCTGCCCCTTCAGCATCCCCCGCTTCCAGTGGGAACGGAAGGCCCCCCAGATCGTCAAATGCGACCTGTGCCGCAACACCAACCTGCGGGGCAAGGGGCTGCCGGCCTGCGCCGAGGTCTGCCCGACGGGGGCCATAACCTTCGGCCGGCGCGGCGACCTGCTGCGGGATGCGCGTGGCAGGATCGAGGCCAATGGCGGCCGGTACGTCAACTACGTCTACGGCGAGCACGAGGTGGGGGGAACCAATCATCTCTACCTGGCAGGGGTGCCGTTCCCCAGGCTCGGCCTCCCCCGGTTGCCGGCCGAGGCGCCGGCCGAATTCTCCGAACGTATCCAGCACACCATCTACAAGGGGTTCATCGCCCCGGTCGCGCTCTACGGCATGCTCTGCATCATCGCGCTCAGGAACCGGAAAAAAAGGGAGAGCAAGGGTATCCAGGAAGAGGAGGAATGA
- a CDS encoding sigma-54-dependent transcriptional regulator, protein MANVLIIDNDDATGSSLCRTVTDMGHDASWRKNLREGVPLAVSRPFDVVFLAIHLPDGNGLDLLPVIQATSSAPEIIIMTGADEPDAAETAIKSGAWDYVTKGAAPEEVKLPLVRAIQYRQEKLYCSRKNVTSLKRDDIVGSSRKLTACLDQVAQAAVNDIPVLITGETGTGKELFARAIHHNSGRAAGNFVVVDCAALPDTLVESLLFGHEKGAFTGAEHGRDGLILQAHGGTLFLDEVGELSVSVQRAFLRVLQEHRFRPLGGSREVESDFRLVSATNRDLDAMVQGGQFRSDLLFRLRSFTIEIPPLRDRDGDVKELVRYHMDRLCERYGLAHKGFAPEFLQSLAAYAWPGNVRELINTLDRVIVSARYEPTLFPKHLPSDIRIKAARAANGHKRQGDAPPAAFHGLPPLHDFRDETVQRAENNYLHELIAVTRGNINEACSISGLSPSRLYALMKNHGIHRRYFDPDAEGE, encoded by the coding sequence ATGGCGAACGTTCTGATCATCGATAACGACGATGCGACCGGTTCTTCACTCTGCCGGACGGTGACCGACATGGGGCACGACGCCTCCTGGAGGAAAAACCTGCGGGAGGGGGTGCCGTTGGCCGTCTCCCGGCCGTTCGATGTCGTGTTCCTCGCTATCCATCTGCCCGACGGCAACGGGCTCGACCTGTTGCCGGTCATCCAGGCGACCTCCTCCGCCCCGGAGATCATCATCATGACCGGGGCGGACGAACCGGACGCCGCCGAAACGGCCATCAAGAGCGGGGCGTGGGATTACGTGACCAAGGGGGCGGCCCCGGAGGAGGTCAAGCTGCCGCTGGTCCGGGCGATCCAGTACCGGCAGGAGAAGCTCTACTGCTCCCGGAAGAACGTGACCTCCCTGAAGCGGGACGATATCGTCGGTAGCAGCCGGAAGCTGACCGCCTGCCTCGACCAGGTCGCGCAGGCCGCGGTGAACGACATCCCCGTCCTGATCACGGGTGAAACCGGCACGGGCAAGGAACTCTTTGCCCGGGCCATCCACCATAACAGCGGACGGGCGGCGGGCAATTTCGTGGTGGTGGATTGCGCCGCCCTGCCCGACACCCTGGTGGAAAGCCTCCTGTTCGGCCACGAAAAGGGGGCCTTTACCGGCGCGGAACACGGGCGCGACGGCCTGATCCTCCAGGCCCACGGCGGCACCCTGTTCCTGGACGAGGTGGGGGAGCTTTCCGTCTCCGTGCAGCGGGCCTTTCTGCGGGTGCTCCAGGAACATCGCTTCCGCCCTCTGGGGGGGAGCCGGGAGGTGGAGAGCGATTTTAGGCTCGTCTCCGCCACCAACCGGGACCTGGACGCCATGGTGCAGGGGGGCCAGTTCCGCAGCGACCTCCTGTTCCGGCTCCGCTCCTTTACCATCGAGATCCCCCCCCTGCGCGACCGGGATGGGGACGTCAAGGAGTTGGTGCGCTACCACATGGACCGGCTGTGCGAACGCTACGGCCTGGCCCATAAGGGGTTCGCCCCCGAATTTCTCCAGAGCCTGGCCGCCTACGCCTGGCCCGGCAATGTCCGGGAACTGATCAACACCCTGGACCGGGTCATCGTTTCCGCGCGCTACGAGCCGACCCTCTTTCCCAAGCATCTCCCCAGCGACATCCGCATCAAGGCGGCACGGGCCGCGAACGGCCATAAGCGGCAGGGCGACGCCCCCCCGGCCGCCTTCCACGGGCTCCCCCCGCTGCACGATTTCCGGGACGAGACGGTGCAGCGGGCCGAAAACAACTATCTCCACGAACTGATCGCCGTCACCAGGGGGAATATCAACGAGGCCTGCAGCATCTCAGGGCTTTCCCCATCGCGCCTCTATGCCCTGATGAAGAACCATGGCATCCACCGTCGTTATTTCGATCCCGATGCCGAGGGGGAATGA
- a CDS encoding cytochrome b/b6 domain-containing protein — MGTNGTGMARGCFLAVLATLLCAPASFGARDNGECLECHGEQSIIQQGGARLYVDPLKFADTSHGVVGCTSCHDSVTDRHPEDGTKPSHATCKECHGAVAKEYAQSLHGGNAACADCHNPHRARKSADVSGVEINAVCSRCHKAPATVKSHEKWLPVARLHLDSLPCITCHTGSKGYYISLFVEKEARKGAFRLATYDELARLTGESGIASLIDTNGDNYISLLELRKFNKKARDDGMRLRGMMMPQVMTHSYQILDNRWDCTFCHVSGTKGLQTSFVSFPGKNGIYSRVAVEKGAILDVLYGTPDFYMTGATRSKGVSIIGALIIACGIVVPLGHGFIRFLTRRKREHNHGQAAHEVIVYLQPTPVRIWHWIHALSIVTLCVTGVQIRFPEVVNLFGSYRAAVMLHNVAGVVVALSMVYWILYYVVISHAIGRIYFPTGDEVRHGLIRQAIFYAFNYFRGKPNPFHATPENKFNALQKTAYLVIMLVFMPLVIVTGFLLLDIQPLRNMLFLLGGIKLIDGVHFFTACCLCAFTFFHFYLTTLGPTPFSEIRTMWTGWEKEEEPEESEPSTAK, encoded by the coding sequence ATGGGAACCAACGGCACGGGCATGGCACGGGGATGTTTCCTGGCGGTACTGGCGACGCTGCTTTGTGCGCCCGCCTCCTTCGGCGCGCGGGACAACGGCGAATGTCTCGAATGTCACGGTGAGCAGTCCATCATCCAGCAGGGGGGCGCCCGCCTCTATGTCGATCCGCTGAAATTCGCCGACACCAGCCATGGGGTCGTCGGCTGCACCTCATGCCACGACAGCGTGACCGACAGACATCCCGAAGACGGGACCAAGCCCTCACACGCCACCTGCAAGGAATGCCACGGCGCGGTTGCCAAGGAGTACGCCCAAAGCCTGCACGGCGGGAACGCCGCCTGCGCCGACTGCCACAACCCGCACCGGGCGCGGAAATCGGCCGATGTGTCGGGGGTGGAGATCAACGCCGTCTGCTCCCGTTGCCACAAGGCTCCGGCAACCGTGAAGAGCCATGAAAAATGGCTCCCCGTGGCGAGGCTGCACCTGGACAGTCTCCCCTGCATCACCTGCCATACCGGGTCAAAGGGGTATTACATCAGCCTGTTTGTGGAGAAGGAGGCCCGGAAGGGCGCTTTCCGCCTGGCGACCTACGACGAGCTGGCGCGGCTGACCGGCGAGAGCGGCATCGCCTCCCTGATCGATACCAACGGCGACAATTACATCTCGCTCCTGGAGTTGCGGAAATTCAACAAAAAAGCTCGTGACGACGGAATGCGCCTGCGGGGCATGATGATGCCCCAAGTGATGACCCACAGCTACCAGATTCTGGACAATCGCTGGGATTGCACCTTCTGCCACGTCTCCGGGACCAAGGGGCTGCAGACCAGCTTCGTATCCTTCCCCGGCAAGAACGGGATCTACAGCCGGGTAGCCGTTGAAAAGGGAGCGATCCTGGATGTCCTCTACGGCACCCCCGACTTCTACATGACCGGCGCGACCCGCAGCAAGGGGGTCAGCATCATAGGCGCCCTCATCATCGCCTGCGGGATCGTCGTCCCCCTGGGGCACGGGTTCATCCGCTTCCTGACCCGCAGGAAGCGGGAGCACAACCACGGCCAGGCCGCCCATGAGGTCATCGTCTACCTGCAGCCGACACCGGTCAGGATCTGGCACTGGATTCACGCCTTAAGCATCGTCACCCTCTGCGTCACCGGGGTGCAGATCCGCTTTCCCGAGGTCGTCAACCTGTTCGGCAGCTACCGGGCGGCGGTGATGCTGCACAACGTGGCCGGGGTTGTGGTGGCGCTCTCCATGGTGTACTGGATTCTCTATTATGTCGTCATCTCCCACGCCATCGGCAGGATCTACTTCCCCACCGGGGACGAGGTGAGGCACGGGCTCATCCGGCAGGCGATCTTCTACGCCTTCAACTACTTCCGCGGCAAGCCGAATCCCTTCCACGCCACCCCGGAGAACAAATTCAACGCGCTCCAGAAGACGGCCTATCTGGTGATCATGCTCGTCTTCATGCCGCTGGTGATCGTCACCGGCTTCCTGCTGCTGGATATCCAGCCCCTGCGGAACATGCTGTTCCTGCTGGGGGGGATCAAGCTGATCGACGGGGTGCACTTCTTTACCGCCTGTTGCCTATGCGCCTTCACCTTCTTCCATTTTTATCTGACGACCTTGGGCCCCACCCCGTTTTCCGAGATCAGGACCATGTGGACCGGATGGGAGAAGGAGGAGGAACCGGAGGAGAGCGAGCCGTCAACGGCCAAGTGA
- the hybB gene encoding Ni/Fe-hydrogenase cytochrome b subunit, with product MREHEHSKEFVRVHSPILTKPFYFFLALSLVGVYFIILRFVRGIGAVSNLSDGYPWGIWIAYDVATGTAIACGGYAVAILVYIRNRWQYHPLIRSAILTSLFGYCLAGFSVMVDIGRPWNAYGFFMPSRWQPNSAMFEVALCIMGYCVVQIIEFFPSLLCVLEHSKLKWLQKAIYHFHPRHTPQDEALVRTTVEWVHSATAWFHPKFNTILIFIVALGLVLPTMHQSSLGSLMLIAPTKLHPLWHTGFLPLLFLINCMYMGYAIVILESLVSSYLLKREYEVEELSGLAHIIPWLAAVWLAVRLGDLIQRDQVALVFKGDKYSLFFLLEFLLLAGGSLLLFESKRWRSPRWLFATAVMMLLGGALYRFNVYLIGFIPGTGWRYFPSFAELMISVGIVSIEILGYQVLIKFLPVLPNPHMHRDIAHVKPPKAAEAVARA from the coding sequence ATGAGGGAGCACGAACACAGCAAGGAATTCGTCCGGGTGCACAGCCCGATCCTGACCAAGCCCTTCTATTTCTTCCTGGCACTCTCCCTGGTGGGGGTCTACTTCATCATCCTCAGGTTCGTCAGGGGGATCGGGGCGGTTTCCAACCTGAGCGACGGCTATCCCTGGGGGATCTGGATCGCCTACGACGTGGCCACCGGCACCGCCATCGCGTGCGGCGGCTATGCCGTCGCCATCCTGGTGTACATCCGCAACCGCTGGCAGTACCATCCGCTCATCCGTTCCGCCATCCTGACCAGCCTGTTCGGCTACTGCCTGGCCGGCTTCTCGGTCATGGTGGACATCGGCCGCCCCTGGAACGCCTACGGGTTCTTCATGCCGTCCCGCTGGCAGCCCAACTCGGCCATGTTCGAGGTGGCCCTCTGCATCATGGGGTACTGCGTGGTGCAGATCATCGAGTTCTTCCCCTCCCTCCTCTGCGTTCTGGAACACAGCAAGCTGAAATGGCTCCAGAAGGCCATTTATCACTTCCATCCGCGCCACACTCCCCAGGACGAGGCCCTGGTGCGGACGACCGTGGAATGGGTCCACTCGGCCACCGCCTGGTTTCATCCCAAGTTCAACACCATCCTGATCTTCATCGTGGCGCTCGGCCTCGTCCTGCCGACCATGCACCAGTCGTCCCTCGGCTCCCTGATGCTGATCGCCCCCACCAAGCTGCACCCGCTCTGGCATACCGGCTTCCTGCCGCTGCTCTTTCTGATCAACTGCATGTACATGGGGTATGCCATCGTGATCCTGGAATCCCTGGTCTCCTCCTACCTGCTCAAGCGGGAGTACGAGGTGGAGGAGTTGTCCGGGCTGGCCCACATCATCCCCTGGCTCGCCGCCGTCTGGCTGGCGGTGCGCTTGGGCGACCTCATCCAGCGCGACCAGGTGGCCCTCGTCTTCAAGGGGGACAAGTACTCCCTGTTCTTCCTGCTGGAGTTCCTGCTCCTGGCCGGCGGCTCCCTGCTCCTCTTCGAGAGCAAGCGGTGGCGGTCGCCGCGCTGGCTCTTCGCCACCGCCGTCATGATGCTCCTGGGCGGCGCCCTGTACCGCTTCAACGTCTACCTGATCGGCTTCATCCCGGGCACCGGGTGGCGGTATTTCCCCTCCTTCGCGGAATTGATGATCTCGGTCGGCATCGTATCCATCGAAATCCTGGGCTACCAGGTGTTGATCAAGTTTTTGCCGGTGCTTCCCAATCCCCACATGCACCGCGATATCGCCCACGTGAAGCCGCCCAAGGCGGCCGAGGCCGTGGCCAGGGCCTGA
- a CDS encoding acetate kinase: MNILTLSCRTHSIKFHLFTWGGESLLAAGDVKRVGLGGTSISLKVTGRENETREVEFVDHRGAVSLILAILDDPRHGIGEEAVQIGAVGHRVAHGGEQFRHSVVIDDQVLEAIRDLQQLAPLHNAANIAGIEAAAELLPHIPHVAIFDTAFHVTMPDFAYIYPLPYEWYKKFGVRRYGFHGPSHIYLSRRAAMLLGKRAAACNLITIHIEKGVSLCAIKNGVSIDTSMGLTPLEGAVMETRSGDFDAGITPFIMQQLNLSAREIESILNQKSGMLGITGLNTDRRHILEAASTGHARCKLALKMEAYRLKKYIGAYLAAVGPLDAVVFTTGVGEWEWLARELTLEGLECFGILPDPERNRAARSEREEALITADASPVKVFVMPTDEELVFAQDVTAILAGEYSDHQHYDYSFARPDFVPLRPAA, from the coding sequence ATGAATATTCTGACCCTGAGTTGCCGGACCCATTCCATAAAATTCCATCTCTTCACGTGGGGCGGCGAGTCGCTGCTTGCGGCGGGGGATGTCAAGCGGGTCGGGCTCGGCGGGACGTCCATCAGCCTGAAGGTGACGGGCCGGGAGAATGAAACCCGGGAGGTGGAGTTTGTCGATCACCGCGGGGCCGTCTCCCTGATCCTCGCCATCCTGGACGACCCCCGGCACGGCATCGGGGAAGAAGCGGTACAGATCGGAGCCGTGGGCCACCGGGTGGCCCACGGTGGGGAACAATTCCGCCACTCCGTGGTGATCGACGACCAGGTGCTTGAGGCCATCCGGGACCTCCAGCAACTGGCGCCGTTGCACAATGCCGCCAATATCGCCGGGATCGAGGCCGCGGCAGAGTTGCTGCCCCATATCCCCCATGTGGCCATCTTCGATACCGCCTTCCACGTCACCATGCCGGATTTCGCCTATATCTATCCCTTGCCGTACGAATGGTACAAAAAGTTCGGCGTGCGGCGCTACGGGTTTCACGGGCCGTCCCATATCTATCTCTCCCGGCGGGCCGCCATGCTCCTGGGCAAGCGGGCCGCCGCCTGCAACCTGATCACCATCCATATCGAGAAGGGGGTGTCCCTGTGCGCCATCAAAAACGGCGTGTCCATCGATACCAGCATGGGGCTGACCCCCTTGGAGGGGGCGGTCATGGAGACGCGCAGCGGCGACTTCGACGCCGGCATCACCCCTTTCATCATGCAGCAGTTGAACCTTTCGGCTCGTGAGATTGAGAGCATCCTCAACCAGAAGAGCGGGATGCTGGGCATAACCGGGTTGAATACGGACCGCCGGCATATCCTGGAGGCCGCCTCCACCGGGCATGCCCGCTGCAAGCTGGCCCTGAAGATGGAAGCCTACCGCCTCAAGAAGTATATCGGCGCCTACCTGGCCGCCGTGGGGCCGCTGGATGCCGTGGTCTTCACCACCGGGGTGGGCGAGTGGGAGTGGCTCGCCCGTGAGTTGACCCTGGAGGGGCTGGAATGCTTCGGCATCCTGCCCGACCCGGAGAGAAACCGCGCCGCCCGCTCGGAGCGGGAAGAGGCGCTCATTACCGCCGACGCGTCGCCGGTCAAGGTCTTTGTCATGCCCACCGACGAAGAGCTCGTCTTTGCCCAGGACGTGACCGCCATCCTGGCCGGGGAGTACAGCGACCACCAGCACTACGACTATTCCTTCGCCCGTCCCGATTTCGTTCCCCTCCGGCCTGCGGCATAG
- a CDS encoding V-type ATP synthase subunit I, giving the protein MIVAMSKVEIIGPMELLLPVLDRVRALGLFQVEQEMRGFVDREDEKAFRPVRLDKKTLAERSYCDGLMAKIDQLAGFLPKLPTRCSYLEPHSAVGIVAEVVDKHTLLCSGLCRRRDALEGERGELLRQTAFLDALEPLFKTAGEGTGLDFIGVSLKDGEAVDHLYQLIARLTGDTFEFVTTGGPEGAIIVLVTLPVELGAKVRDVLNGERIPELAFPASLSQLPFPDKVRAVRRRIGDIGAELDRVNAELHRFASRWWPTYSCVREWLLDRLALLTTTAAIHKTDLCFFIHGWMPSPDVPRLRSLLNGEFQGRVVVEEQGALEEEMEVIPIAIRNPPYFRPFELFTRILPLPSYRSYDPTPFIGIFFPIFFGMILGDVGYGLLLLACALVMLKLFRTRRDLHDAALILLVSSCYAVVFGFLYGECFGGTAGGWRLLEQTCVIERSRSIMPMLAFSLSIGVAHVTLGLCLGFWSTLRRRLVRESLAKLVNILLLLCLAALAVSLFSPFPPPIRKGLNVAVLVAIPLMLLTGGLLAPLEMMKNIGNIVSYARIMAIGLASVLIAQVANRFAGLTGDVLTGAVAGGLIHLINIALGIFSPTIHSLRLHYVEFFDKFIVYGGRRFEPFKKPPG; this is encoded by the coding sequence ATGATCGTCGCCATGTCCAAGGTTGAGATCATAGGACCCATGGAGCTTCTGCTCCCGGTGCTGGACCGTGTCCGGGCCCTGGGGCTGTTCCAGGTGGAACAGGAGATGCGCGGCTTTGTGGACCGGGAGGATGAAAAGGCGTTCCGGCCGGTCCGGCTGGATAAGAAGACCCTGGCGGAACGGTCGTACTGCGACGGCCTTATGGCAAAGATCGACCAGTTGGCCGGCTTCCTCCCCAAGCTGCCCACCCGGTGCAGCTACCTCGAGCCGCACAGCGCCGTGGGGATCGTGGCCGAGGTGGTGGACAAACACACACTCCTGTGCAGCGGGCTCTGCCGCCGGCGGGACGCCCTGGAGGGGGAACGGGGGGAGCTGCTCCGGCAGACCGCCTTCCTCGACGCCCTGGAACCGCTCTTCAAGACGGCCGGGGAGGGGACCGGGCTCGATTTCATCGGCGTGTCCCTGAAAGACGGCGAGGCGGTGGATCACCTCTACCAGTTGATCGCGCGTCTGACGGGCGACACCTTTGAATTCGTCACGACCGGGGGCCCGGAGGGGGCGATCATCGTGCTCGTCACCCTGCCGGTCGAGCTCGGGGCCAAGGTGCGGGACGTGCTCAATGGGGAACGCATCCCGGAGTTGGCTTTCCCGGCCTCCCTGAGCCAACTCCCGTTCCCTGACAAGGTGCGCGCGGTGCGCCGCCGGATCGGCGACATCGGGGCCGAACTCGACCGGGTGAACGCCGAACTGCACCGCTTTGCCTCCCGCTGGTGGCCCACCTATTCCTGCGTGCGGGAGTGGCTGCTGGACCGCCTGGCCCTGCTCACCACCACCGCGGCCATCCACAAGACCGACCTCTGCTTCTTCATCCACGGCTGGATGCCTTCGCCGGACGTGCCCCGGCTCCGCTCCCTGCTGAACGGGGAGTTCCAGGGGCGGGTGGTGGTGGAGGAGCAGGGGGCCCTGGAGGAGGAGATGGAGGTCATCCCCATCGCCATCAGGAACCCTCCCTATTTCCGCCCCTTCGAACTCTTTACGCGTATCCTGCCGCTCCCCTCATACCGCTCCTACGACCCGACCCCCTTCATCGGCATCTTCTTCCCGATCTTCTTCGGCATGATCCTGGGGGATGTGGGGTACGGCCTGCTGCTTTTGGCCTGTGCCCTGGTCATGCTGAAGCTGTTCCGCACGCGGCGCGACCTGCACGATGCCGCCCTGATCCTGCTGGTCTCCTCCTGCTATGCCGTGGTGTTCGGCTTTCTGTACGGCGAATGCTTCGGCGGGACGGCCGGGGGGTGGCGGCTCCTGGAACAGACCTGTGTCATCGAGCGTAGTCGCTCGATCATGCCGATGTTGGCGTTTTCCCTCTCCATCGGCGTCGCCCATGTCACCCTCGGCCTCTGCCTCGGCTTCTGGTCGACCCTGCGAAGGCGTTTGGTCAGGGAATCCCTGGCAAAGCTCGTGAACATCCTGCTCCTGCTCTGCCTGGCGGCCCTGGCCGTGTCCCTGTTCAGCCCGTTTCCGCCCCCGATCCGCAAGGGGCTCAACGTGGCCGTGCTGGTCGCCATCCCGCTCATGCTCCTGACCGGCGGACTTCTGGCGCCGCTGGAGATGATGAAGAACATCGGCAATATCGTCTCCTACGCCCGGATCATGGCCATCGGGCTCGCCTCGGTGCTGATCGCCCAGGTGGCGAACCGGTTCGCGGGGCTGACCGGGGATGTGCTGACCGGCGCCGTGGCCGGGGGGCTCATCCACCTGATCAATATCGCCCTGGGGATTTTCTCCCCCACCATCCATAGCCTGCGGCTCCATTATGTGGAGTTTTTCGACAAGTTCATCGTCTACGGCGGCCGGAGGTTCGAACCGTTCAAAAAACCGCCCGGATAG